A genome region from Engraulis encrasicolus isolate BLACKSEA-1 chromosome 6, IST_EnEncr_1.0, whole genome shotgun sequence includes the following:
- the LOC134450168 gene encoding volume-regulated anion channel subunit LRRC8B-like produces MLSDGELKSLTNGHSLYRVLQPWWDVFCHYLSIMMFTMATLGCTLQLTLRRFICVPCYMSTVDGLCENPYDDHAPKQHDTASLPPNGSMPKFYMSPPSSPSPGGGGIYRLDLQQYTYVDAVCYERELHWFAKFFPYVVMLQTLVLVVISNFWFKYPSTSARLVHFVSILHKCFDSPWTTRALSETVVEQGGGGAGGGAGAGGGGGGGGGAGTSQQPSCSSVVDPSPSTSTTSSEERKMLGMEPISVLDRKEGEQAKAIFEKVKKLKVHVEDKDIVYHLYMQQNVAKMLVLAASLGYLPQAASHITFQVDCVVDMRALMPYRFFRCIHSLATIFWLLSLVYIVMIMLYALTCAYSLCWMVRNSLRHYSFDSVREDSVYSDVPDVKNDFAFILHLLDQYNPLFSKRFSVFLSEVSEKKLRQLNLNTLWPLEKLGQKVVRNSKDQLELHLMLLSGIPAAVFEFQDLEVLKLQLIPEARFPQKLSQLTHLSELWLDHTPATVDAMALAFLAKNLRILKLKFSEAEKAPSWVFSLCNLAELHLYGNLFSEEHSAFVSSLPKLKNLRVLFLRCSVTMMPKVVAGSMSSLQTLIVDNEGTQLLALQNLKSMQNLTCLKLINCDLQRIPSSIFSLVNVQEIDLEGNDLKTIEEVISFQHIPRLFTLKLKHNSITYIPVHIGVLESLEQLHLSHNHIKTIPAQLFLCTRLYYLDLSHNSITFIPGEIQNLRRLQYLNIANNNIDVIPDEVFHCRTLQSLLLDHNNLSSVPPQVSVLTNLSLLDLRGNQLESLPVELEECVGLRPGGLLVEEVLFNSLPPGIKEGFQHPLKASDSDVVLNTSCNLVMCNTGHGDSGLPYSV; encoded by the exons ATGCTGTCGGACGGCGAGCTGAAGAGCCTGACCAATGGCCACTCACTGTACCGCGTGCTGCAGCCCTGGTGGGACGTCTTCTGCCACTACCTCTCCATCATGATGTTCACCATGGCAACGCTGGGGTGCACCCTGCAGCTCACCCTACGCAG GTTCATCTGCGTTCCCTGCTACATGTCCACAGTTGACGGTCTATGCGAAAACCCCTACGACGACCACGCCCCCAAGCAGCACGACACGGCGTCGCTACCCCCCAACGGCAGCATGCCCAAGTTCTACATGTCGCCgccatcctccccctctcccggCGGCGGTGGCATCTACCGTCTGGACCTGCAGCAGTACACCTACGTGGACGCCGTGTGCTACGAGCGCGAGCTGCACTGGTTCGCCAAGTTCTTCCCCTACGTGGTCATGCTGCAGAccctggtgctggtggtgatcaGCAACTTCTGGTTCAAGTACCCCAGCACCAGCGCCAGACTCGTGCACTTCGTCTCCATCCTGCACAAGTGTTTCGACTCGCCCTGGACCACGCGCGCGCTCTCCGAGACCGTGGTCgagcaaggaggaggaggggcagggggcggagccggagctggaggtggaggtggtggcggaggtggagCCGGAACCTCCCAGCAGCCCTCGTGTTCTAGCGTCGTCGACCCCTCCCCTTcgacctccaccacctccagtgAAGAGAGGAAGATGCTGGGGATGGAACCTATCAGCGTTCTGGACAGGAAGGAAG GAGAGCAGGCCAAGGCCATCTTCGAGAAGGTGAAGAAGCTGAAGGTGCATGTTGAGGACAAAGACATCGTCTATCACCTTTACATGCAGCAGAACGTGGCCAAGATGCTGGTGCTAGCGGCGTCGCTAGGCTACCTCCCGCAGGCAGCCTCACACATCACCTTCCag GTGGACTGCGTGGTGGACATGAGGGCTCTGATGCCCTACCGCTTCTTCCGCTGCATCCACTCGCTGGCCACCATCTTCTGGCTCCTGTCGCTCGTCTACATCGTCATGATCATGCTCTACGCCCTGACCTGCGCCTACAG CCTGTGCTGGATGGTCCGCAACTCGCTGCGCCACTACTCCTTCGACTCGGTGCGTGAGGACAGTGTCTACAGCGACGTGCCTGACGTGAAGAACGACTTCGCGTTCATCCTGCACCTGCTGGACCAGTATAACCCTCTCTTCTCCAAGAGGTTCTCCGTCTTCTTGTCCGAG gtgAGTGAGAAGAAGCTTCGTCAGTTGAACCTGAACACCCTGTGGCCACTAGAGAAGCTGGGTCAGAAGGTGGTGCGGAACTCTAAAGACCAGCTGGAACTCCACCTCATGCTGCTCAGCGGCATCCCCGCTGCCGTCTTCGAGTTCCAGGACCTCGAG GTGCTGAAGCTGCAGCTGATCCCGGAGGCGCGGTTCCCCCAGAAGCTGTCCCAGCTGACCCACCTGAGCGAGCTCTGGCTGGACCACACCCCCGCCACCGTGGACGCCATGGCCCTCGCCTTCCTGGCCAAGAACCTGCGCATCCTCAAGCTGAAGTTCTCGGAGGCCGAGAAGGCGCCCAGCTGGGTGTTCAGCCTGTGTAACCTGGCGGAGCTTCACCTGTATGGTAACCTGTTCTCAGAGGAGCACTCAGCCTTCGTCAGCAGTCTGCCCAAACTGAAGAACCTCAGGGTGCTCTTCCTCAGGTGTAGTGTCACCATGATGCCCAAG GTGGTGGCAGGGTCGATGAGCTCTCTGCAGACTCTCATAGTGGATAACGAGGGGACACAGCTGCTGGCGCTTCAGAACCTGAAGAGCATGCAGAACCTCACCTGCCTCAAGCTCATCAACTGCGACCTCCAGAGGATCCCCAGCTCCATCTTCAGCCTCGTCAACGTGCAGGAGATCGACCTTGAGGGGAACGATCTCAAGACCATCGAGGAG gtCATCAGCTTTCAGCACATTCCGCGTCTCTTCACTCTGAAGCTGAAGCACAACAGTATCACCTACATCCCCGTGCACATCGGTGTCTTGGAGTCGCTCGAGCAGCTGCACCTAAGCCACAACCACATCAAGACCATACCCGCCCAGCTGTTCCTGTGTACCAGGCTGTATTATCTGGACCTCAGTCACAACTCCATAACGTTCATTCCCGGGGAAATCCAGAACCTCAGACGACTGCAGTACTTGAACATTGCCAACAACAAT ATCGATGTCATCCCAGATGAAGTCTTCCACTGCAGGACTCTGCAGTCTCTCCTGCTGGACCACAACAACCTGTCCAGCGTCCCTCCCCAG GTGAGCGTGCTGACCAACCTCTCGCTGCTGGACCTGCGCGGGAACCAGCTGGAGAGTCTGCCGGTGGAGCTGGAGGAGTGCGTTGGTTTGCGTCCCGGAGGTCTCCTGGTGGAGGAGGTGCTGTTCAACTCCCTCCCGCCCGGCATCAAGGAGGGCTTCCAGCACCCCCTCAAGGCCTCCGACTCGGACGTGGTCCTCAACACCAGCTGCAACTTGGTGATGTGCAACACTGGGCACGGAGACAGCGGACTACCATACTctgtgtga